AGAGAATtcgtggcccaggcccgctcCACATCGAGGCCCAAGGCCTAAGTCCGAGGAGACCTATTGCCAAGGACGACGTCACGTCCGGCATCCCACAAGACACCTAAAGAAGAAGGACGAGTTTAATGCAGGAACAGGACGAGTGAAAAGGCTGCCAATACTGTAAAAAagaactctgtgcctgacaggcccctattcttgaccatgTTATTCAAcatttacgtctactcccaaccacttgaggtatgggctgataggacaagtcccCTGCCCAAAGGATAAAGCTGACACATGGACCCTAAAGAAGGGGaggaatacgagtataaaaggaaactaaAGCCAAAGGtaaaaagggagaaaaagaaaagaagaggggaAGAATttgatgctcctcggaccaagtccgaggagccaaaccCTTCATGCTGCAACGATGTAAGGCCTGGTTAGTCAAGCCAAACCCCCCTTTTTTGTATGAACACTCATGAAATCAGGGCCGTACCGCTGACTGGAGACTAAAGGCCAGCccttcaagcccactctctaaaattatattgtttgggcctatttCATACGAATTCGATACTATCctttgggtcgttaaaaatcgtgccCCTACATTTACATTAATTGtcctttatttaataataataattttaatcaaATCTAGATATCTATATAAAccatagtaaaaaaaatgaatttagaataatttgtactaatttatttatttatgtgatAAAAGTAATCACATTATTTAGTAAAATTGCAactgttttatgttttaaaatttttaagtgaaattttatttagcaattgaaaatgaaaatgttagcgaaacttgaataaaaaaaacttaattaataatattgtatttcaaaaactaaaaatagaaataataaaaattaaacaaatattatttaaataatatttaaatataaaaaaagatataaaatttttgaGTCCCCAAATTTGTTGGACAGgacttaaattaaaataaaataaaataaaataaagagttcaACTAAcagatatttaatttttttttttttttgttaataacaattttagaaaagttttactttttttttttatgaactgaaaagttttacttatattttaaagaaaatataaaaagtgcaattgtttttttatataaaattttttaaaatattttttaaatcaatattcTTGATCATTTCCTCAATGCTGGTGGGAGtctaactttattttattgtttttacttACACaccaaacatttaaaaatatttcaaatagaaaatgtagtaCAAAGTGCAGATGAGAAGCACGTTTTGTGCGTAAGACTGCTCTTTTTtgagttgaaagttgaaaacaCATCTTTTCAGACCTTTTTCAGATGTCAGTAATCAGTAACATCAAACAGTGTGTAAGGATTGAGGACAACTGCTACTAAGCCCCCGACTCCACCACCTGCGTGCCAAGAACGCTTTTAATTTAATGGAAACTCATTGATTAACGTTTCATTGATTAGTAGTAGATCACTCTAAAGTAAATTCATTCTCCTATTTCTACCCAATCTGATCCTGGCCCAAGACCTTCTATTCAGGGTAGTCAGTATTCAAAAAAGAGGTTGAGGAAGGAGTTTCACAGGTTTAGCCGTAATCTTAGACAGCGTTTGTTATGTGGCTTCTTTGCCAAGAGGGATAATGGTAGTGATCAGAGGATTGATGAAGAATTACGGGAGGGAAATTCAAGTCAAGCTCATACTGTTGCTCAGCCACAGGTTGGTTCAAGCTCCGCACATCCAAATGGGTTATGGGAAGCTGTCCCTGATCAGCTTCCCCAACAACCATGAGGATTCTCAGTTGGAATTGCAGGGGTTTGGGCAAATCCTCTGCAATTCGACAATGTCAGAAAATTGCCCACAAGTCTCGGcttgatattttgtttttaatggagACTCGACTTGTGAAGGACAGAGGCAAGTTGATATGGGAAAAATGTGGCCTTTCTGAGGGTTGGGAATTTCCTAGGACTGGCTTAAGTGGTGGGTTGCTGCTTGCTTGGATGCCAAAACAATGCCTCATCATCAAATATGAGTCTAAGCACCTTGTTCACGTTGATCTTGTTGACAACAGAGGTAACCCTCTCTCTATTACTTTTGTTTATGGCAACCCTGTTCAATCTCACCGTATTGAAGTGTGGAACAAACTTAGAAGTTTTAAATCTATCTCCCACCCAAATTGGTTATGCATTGGTGACTTCAACTAGATTCTTACTCTGGAGGATAAATTTTCTTTCCACTTGAACTCAATCTCAGGGGTTGAATCCTTCCAACAAGTGATTGATGACTTAAGCTTGTGTGAGTTGGTATCTTCCGGTCAGAAGTATACCTGGATGAATAGGAGGGAGGAGGAGGATTTTGTAATGGAAAAACTTGATAGAGCCTTTGCTAGTATAGAGTGGGTGAATTTTTATCCCAAATATGTTCTTAGGAACCTCCCAATTGTTAGGTCTGATCATGGCCCCATTTTGTTGGACTGTGAGTCCTTTCCTCCCTTTCGGCGTAGACCTTTTAGATTTGAAAAAATGTGGCTTTCACATCCTTCCTGCAAGAGTGTTGTGCAAAAAGCCTGGCATAATCGAGTTAAGGGTTCAAGAGCTTTTCAATTACGGCACAAGCTCATCAATCTTAGGGATGAATTCCAAGTTTGGAATAAGGAAGTGTTTGAGAAGGTGGAGAATGAGATTCACATGAAACAAAACCAACTTAAACTGGTGCAGAACTCTATTTCGTCCCTTCAGGATGTTAAGAGGGAGGCTGAGTTGAGGGAAGAGTTGGAGGTTTTGATGCAAAGGGAGGAGGTTATGTGGGCTCAGAAAGCTAGGAGTGACTGGGTTCTTTTTGGGGACAGAAATACTAGGTTTTTCCAGACTGTTGTAAGGCAAAGGCAAGTTCGGAATAGAATCATGCATCTAAAAAGGGGAGATGGTAGCTTTACTGATGACCTAGGGGAAATTGAGGGCATTCTTGCTCAGCACTTTAGGAATGCCTTTGAGGAAAATGTTCCTTTATCTTATGACCAGATCCTTGCTGAAGTAGGATCTCTACCCTTACCTCAATTGTCTGCTCATCAACTCTCTTCTCTTGATCGGCCGGTCACTACTTAGGAAATTGAGGATACTGTTTTCCAGCTAGGATCTCATAAAGCCCCTGGTCCAGATGGTATTCCTGTTTTTTTCTATCATGAGTACTAGAGTATTGTCAAGTTTGATGTTTTTAACACTGTCCTTGCTTTTTTCCATTCAGGTTCTCTGCTTAAGTCTCTTAATTCTACTTATATCACTCTCATTCCCAAAGTTGCTTGTCCTGATATTGTGAATCACtttagacctattagtttgTGTAATGTGATTTACAAGATTATCTCTAAGCTTCTGGTTAATCGTCTTAAGCCTTTTAT
This genomic stretch from Quercus robur chromosome 4, dhQueRobu3.1, whole genome shotgun sequence harbors:
- the LOC126724213 gene encoding uncharacterized protein LOC126724213, producing MRILSWNCRGLGKSSAIRQCQKIAHKSRLDILFLMETRLVKDRGKLIWEKCGLSEGWEFPRTGLSGGLLLAWMPKQCLIIKYESKHLVHVDLVDNRGTMRSIKSITVLSIGYLGRKLWSKGFKGNGASSSRFLVSSIEERKELHLLMRLGTGRVQWCSTDAAAVPLTQSQLLCLKVLEKQL